AGGGGTATAGCGCACCTCCGCCAGGCCAAAGTCGCTGGTCGATTCCTGGATGACGGAGCCGTCCGCGATTTGCACCGACAGCAGCGTTACCGCCGGTCGTCCATCGGGATAGGTGGTCAGCACGTAGAGGATATTTTCCACATCTGAACGCAAGGTGCCGCCCTCGGGCACCACATCGATGAGTATGGGTTGCTCTGCCATGACCAGGCGCTGCCAGCCGAATTCGGTTCTGCCCGTGCTATCGGTGACGGTTGCCTCCAGCGCCAGATCGAGCGTGCCATCAGGTCCAAAGGCATGTTTGGGCAGGTCGGGCAGTGGAATCGCGAAAGCAAAGGTACCTGAGGAATCGGTCTGCCCGCTGGCCTCCTGAATAAACAGCTCTTCCACCGCCTGAGTCGGATCCTCCGCGAACTGGCTGCCCACCAGGCGCAGGCTGACATTGGCCTCGGACACCGGTTTGCCGAAGAAATAAGCGGCATTTACCTGACCACTGACCTGATTGCCTGGCAGGTAATATGGGGCATCGGCCTTCACGTCGACGCGGAATTCTGGCGGACCAGTCCGGCTGACCAGTACGCTCAGTTCGGAAAGGGTGTCCTGGAGAACGGCGCGCAGCTGGTATTGACCCTCCGGCGAGGCATCGTCCAATGCCATATCTGTCGCAGTAATGCCAAATTCGGAGGCCGGGACATCTTGCATCATCAATGGTGCGCCTGAAGGGTCAAGGACCTCAAACCGGGTCACTGTTCCGGCCGCCGGCAGTCCATCTACCTTGCCCAGAGCCAGAGATCGCATGTGGATGGTCTCACCCGGCTGGTAGACCGGCTTGTCACTGCCCAGGAGCAGCCGGTAGGAGCGGGCAAGTTGGACGGGTTGGCTGATCTCTGCTTCGCCGAGATCGCTGCCGGTGGCCACGACCAGCTCCGCATCCCCGGTCCAGTCGTCAGGAACCGCGAATTGAACCGGTGCGGAGCCGGTGCTATCGGTTTTGCCGGTGTACACCGTGCGGGCCTGGCCCGCCTGACGAAATTGAACAGCCACCTGGGCATTGGCGATAGGCTGATTGCTCGCTCCCTCCTGTACTACCACCCGCACTGCGCCCTCGGTACCGGGGGTGAAGGTGTTTTGTCCCAGAACAACTGCTTCGTGTACGCCGGCCTGCTGGGGCAGAAGGGCTGCGTTGAACGAAAGAAGTGCAAAGAAGAGGGCGATCAGGGGAATGGCTGCCTTACTCAGAGGTTGGAACAGGGTTACCAGGGCGTCCCAGAGACCGGCCAGCGCTCCCTGGTCCGATGGACGCGCTCGTTCCGCCGCCAGGGCATCTCGAATGCGCGCGGCAGCTTCCGGGGAGAGCTGAACGATCTCATAGACCGCAGGTACCACCTCGGTCAACCCTGCCTGCAGGGCCTGCAATTCAGCCAGGTTCGCGCTGCAGGATAGGCAATCAGCCAGATGCGCCTCGACGGCAATTTTTTCCGCCGGGCTCAGCTCACCATCCAGGTAAGCTAACAGATCTCCTTCAACGTGAGGCATGTCTTGGTGGTCAGGCATTGCTCAACAATCAAACATGAAGCAGCAGCAATAACATCGTAACGGAACGCTTGCGCACCAGATCGGGCTCCTGCATTGTCACAATCTCCCGGAGTTTCTTGTGCGCGTTGAAAAGGCGTGACTTCACTGTACCAATATTGATGTCCAGCGCATCGGCGATTTCATCGTAGGAATACTGCTGCCCGTAGCGCAGCAGTATCACCTCCCGGTGAATTTCACCCAGTTGGTCGACCGCGCGCCAGAGCCGTTGTTTTTCATCCCGTCGCAGGGCATGCCCTTCAGGGTTTCCGTCGATGGTGCCACTGGTTTGGCCGGACATTGCATCGTGATCAGCGGGCAGGCGTTCCAGCCGTTCCTCGATCTCTTCCCAGTCGGCCGATGGCAGTTTTTTGCGTCGCAGTCGTGTCTTGCAGCGGTTGACGGTCACGCGGTAAAGCCATGTCTCGAATCGGGCTGCTCCTTCGACATCGTAGCGGTTAAGGCCACGCAGCACGTCCATGAACGTCTCCTGGGTGGCTTCTTCGGCGTCGTTGCTATTGCGCAGGGTCATGAAGGACACCCGGTACACGTAATCCTTGTAGCGCTCGAACAGGGCACCGAAGGCCGCGGGCTGGCCGGCCTGATGACGCCTGATCAGGTCATCGGTGGGTACACCGCTGGTTGTCTTGCTGCGGTCGGCCGGGTTGGCTTTGTCCGCAGACTGCGCTACGCTGGTTGGCACCACGTTTTCCTCTGTGCCTGACAATTACACGCTGGCTGGAAACGATTTGTTCGTTGGACAGGTTGGTTCTCTGATTCCAGTGTAGCCCGATGGACGGAGGGTGTCAAGTAGGGGCTGGGTCACCCAGCCCCCACCATACACACACCAAAATAACCGCGGCCGGTTATCTGCCGCGGCGAGCGTTTCCCCTCCAGAAGTCGCCGTATTTCCCTCTGGCTTGATCGACTCCTACTGCTTCTCGTAGGGGATACCGTCGGCAGCCGGTGGTGTAGTCTTGCCCACCAGGCCCGCCAGGATCACCATGGTCATGACGTAGGGCAGCATGCCGATGAACTGATAGGGCACACCTGTCTCGAGGATCTGCAGTTTGATTTGCAGGGCGTCGGCGAAACCAAAAAGCAGCGCGCCGGCAAAGGCGCCGATGGGATTCCAGTTGCCAAAGATCATGGCTGCCAGGGCAATGAAACCCTTGCCATTGGTCATCAGATCGTCAAACGAGCCTACCGTCTCCAGGCTGAACCAGGCGCCACCCAACCCGGCAATGGCTCCACCCGCGATGACCGCTACATAGCGCCAGCGATAGACGTCGATGCCCAAGGTGTCGGCCGCGCGCGGGTGCTCACCTACCGATCGGTGGCGCAGGCCCCACTTGGTGCGGAAGAAGTAAAACTGGGTCACCACTACCAGGATCAGCATGACAAAAACCAATGGCTGGTGCTGGAAGAAGATAGGACCAAGTACCGGTATGTCGCTCAGAATCGGAACCTTAATGACCGGGAAGACGCTGGGCGCACCAAATGGGTTGTTAAGCAAAAAGCTGCGCCTGGTAAAGCCGGTGATTCCCACCGCCAGGATGTTGATGGCTGTGCCACTGATGATCTGATCGACCCGAAATTGGATGGAAAGCACCGCGTGCAGTGCTGCCATGACCATCGCCGAGAGCATGGCGACCAGTAACCCCATGGATGAATTCTGAAAGTAGAGTGAGGCGGTGAAGCCCATGGCGGCGCCGGTGAGCATCATACCCTCGATGCCGATATTGATTACCCCTGCCCGTTCACAGAGCAGTCCCGCCAGGGCTCCCAGGGCAATAGGCGTGGCCAGGCGGATCCCATCGGCGAACATGCCCACGACATCGGTGCGTTTGCCCATGGCTGCCAGAATCAGGGCGGCTACCAGCATGAGTCCGAAGGCAACCGCCAACACCTGGTTCACCGCTTTGTTGGACCGGTCCGGCTTCATAAAGAAAGGGGGCAGGCCCAGCAAAATGAACAGCACGGCGATCAACAGAAGCCCGTCCCTTGAGTTAACGGGGACACCCTTTTTGAGGCCTTCCTGAGCAGCCTCAGGCAACCGTTCCATGACATCCGGGTTTATCCGGCCAAAGCGGAACTTTGAGACTACATCCGGCTCGATCGCCGTCAAGGCCAAATAGAGAAGGATGCCACCCAGGATGATGTAGAATAGTCCGAACCAGCGCGCCCGGGTCATGAACTTGCGGGGGACCGCCGTCTGGTCATTGGTGCTTGTCATTGATGTCATGGGAACTGTCCTACGCTCCCCAGCCGCGCGTCAGCGTTACTTCCTTCACACCCTCGGTGCGCAGGCGGTAGATGAAACGCACGATCTGCGGTGCGGCAACGAAGAGGATCACCAGCGCCTGAACGATGTCGATCAGGTCACGGCTGATTCCGGCGCGGACCTGCATGAGTCCGGCTCCGTTGCGCAGGCCACCCCATAGAAAGGCGGCCGGAATGATGCCGAAGGGATTGGATTTAGCCAGCAAGGCTACGGCGATCGAGTCGAAGCCAGCGCCTGAGGTGAAGGCTGCAGGGAGATAATGGTTGAGACCGAGAACCTCACCGCCACCGGCAATGCCGGAAAGCAGGCCACCGATGGCCATCGCCAACACGATGTTGAGCCCCACATTCATGCCGGAGTAACGGGAGGCGCCTGGATTGGCGCCGACGGTGCGCATTTCAAAGCCCCAGGTGGTCTTGTACATCAACCACCAGATGATGAACACAGCCGCAATAGCGATCCAGAAACCCAGGTGCAGGCGGCTATCGGTTACCCAGATCGGTAACTTGGAGCTCTCCGCCACGTAACGGGTTCGGTCCAGGCTGGCGTCGGGATCGCGGATCACTTTTTTGACCAGATAGTCAACCGTTTTGACCGCGATGTAATTCATCATGATGGTGTTGATTACCTCGTGGGCGCCGAACCTGGCCTTGAGAAAGCCCGGAATGGCTCCCCAGATCGTGCCGGCGCCAGCCGCGGCCAACATCGTCAGGGGAAGGTGTACCAACAGCGGCAAGCTGGTGAATGCAGCGCCAACGACGGCAGCCGCCATGGCACCAGCGTAGAACTGCCCCTCAGCACCGATGTTGAACAGGCCTGTCATGAAACCGACGGCCACCGCCAGACCCATGAGCACAAAGGGGGTCATTGCGACAAGGGTCTCGGCAAAACGAGGTTTGGAACCGATCATGCCCTCATAGAGACCCTTGTAGGCAGCAACAGGTTCAGAACCAGTAAGCAGGATGATGAAAAAGCCAATGAGCAGCGCCGTGCTGACGGCCAGGATAATCATCCCGATTTCGGCCGCGCCACCCGATAAGGTCGGTTTTCTTTTGGCGACGATGAACAGGTAGGCCACGGCGATGGCGCCACCGGCGACCCAGGTGATGATCCAGAGAAGATCACCTTCCACACCAAGGAAGATGGCAAGGACAAACCAGGAGATGAAGCGGGTCAAAAACCAGACCAGAGAGAAGATCAGGTCGCCGGGAGGCCACCAAAGAATCTCTTCGATAGCGGGTATCATGAACACAATAGCGCCGGCAATGGGCACGATCAGCAGGGCAAACAGCCAGACGCGTTTGGAGCCGTGGGTGAATTCCTCCGGTTTGCGCCCCGGCAGATCACCCATGGCTATGATCCAGGCAGTCCATAAAGCCATGCCAAGGAGAAAGATCAATACGTCGACAGTGCTCATACCGATTCTCCAGGTTTCACACCAGCCATCAGCAGACCCAGTTCCTCGCGCTGCGCTGTCTCGGCTGGCATGGTATCCATGATCTGTCCATGATACATGACGGCGATGCGGTCAGAGAGGCTCATGATTTCATCCAGCTCCGCTGACACCAGCAGCACAGCCACACCCTGGTCGCGCTGCTCGATGATTCGCCGGTGTATGAACTCAATGGATCCTACATCTACACCTCGCGTCGGTTGCGCTGCGATCAGTAACTTGATCGGACGGGATAACTCCCGCGCCACTACCATCTTTTGCTGGTTGCCACCGGAGAGACTGCCACCTGCTGTGTAAATACTCGGCGTTCGGATATCGAACTCCTCTACCAGTTGTTCAGCCGTTTCAGCGATGGCCTTTTCGTTCATGATTACGCCCCGGGCATAGGGAGGTAAATAATAATTGCACAGGACCAGGTTGTCCGCGACAGGATAGGAGTCGACCATGCCGAATTCATGGCGGTCTTCGGGGATATGTGCCACTCCCTGCTCGATCACGGCCCTTGGTTTGACGTTGGTCATATCCGCGCCCGCGACCAGGACCTGTCCATTCAGGGAGGCCCGCAAGCCGGTAAGCACCTCGACCAGTTCGGTTTGACCGTTTCCCTGAACGCCGGCGATACCCAACACCTCACCTTCCTGGACGACGAAGCTGAGACCGTTGAGGGCCATGTGATCCCGGTCGTCCAGTGCCTGGAGATTGCGCACCTCCAGAATCTCTTTGCCGGGATGTGCTTCTTCCTTCGGCACTCGCAGCAGCACCTCGCGTCCAACCATCATGGCCGCCAGTGATTTTTCGGTGGCCTCAGCCGGGGTTGTGCTGCCCACGACCTTGCCATTTCGTAGCACCGTAATGCTATCGGCAACGGCAAACACCTCTTTCAACTTGTGGGTGATGAAAATGATCGATTTGCCTTGATCGGTGAGCGAGCGCATCACCTTGAACAGTTCCTCGATTTCCTGAGGAGTCAATACCGCTGTCGGTTCATCCAGGATCAGGATGTTCGCTTCCCGGTAGAGGGCCTTAATGATCTCTACTCTTTGCTGAACGCCCACTGACAAGTCGGCCACCAGAGCATAGGGATCGACCTCCAGGCCAAACTGGGAGCTCAGTTCGCTGATTTGCTCGGCAGCTTCCTTGGGTTCCAGTATCCCGCCGATGGTGGTCACTTCTTCACCCAGCGTGATGTTTTCGGCTACCGTCATGACTGGAATGAGCATGAAGTGCTGGTGAACCATGCCGATCCCATAATCGATAGCGTCGGCCGGGCTTTCGATGGTTACCTGCTGGCCGTTGAGGAATATCTGCCCTTCATCTGGCGTGTAGAGGCCATACAGGATATTCATCAGAGTACTTTTGCCAGCACCGTTCTCGCCCAGCAACGCGTGGATATCACCCTTTTTCAGTTGGAAGTCCACATTGTCGTTGGCTATCACACCGGGAAAGCGTTTCGTGACGCCCCGCATTTCCAGGGCCAGTGAGGATGTGCTCATGTGCGTCTCGTAAGAAGCTCAGTCGTGGATTTTCGCTGGTGTGGCAATTGGACGGGAAAGAAACATGTTAAGAAGAAGGGGAGCGTCCCTCGACGCTCCCCTCATTTTACTCGGTGTCTCTATTCCAGCAGGTCGCCGGAAACAGGATCAACTCCAGTTTCCAACTCGCCGCTGGCCAGCATCTGGAGCACTTCGTCCAGCCTGGCCTTGATCTCATCGGAGATGGCGGACTCAGTATCGTGGAAGGGTGCCAGGCCTACACCCTGGTTGGCGGCTTCGTAAAGGGCGGTACCGCTCTTGAAGTTGCCTCGTACCT
This DNA window, taken from Chloroflexota bacterium, encodes the following:
- a CDS encoding sigma-70 family RNA polymerase sigma factor, which produces MPTSVAQSADKANPADRSKTTSGVPTDDLIRRHQAGQPAAFGALFERYKDYVYRVSFMTLRNSNDAEEATQETFMDVLRGLNRYDVEGAARFETWLYRVTVNRCKTRLRRKKLPSADWEEIEERLERLPADHDAMSGQTSGTIDGNPEGHALRRDEKQRLWRAVDQLGEIHREVILLRYGQQYSYDEIADALDINIGTVKSRLFNAHKKLREIVTMQEPDLVRKRSVTMLLLLLHV
- a CDS encoding ABC transporter permease — translated: MTSMTSTNDQTAVPRKFMTRARWFGLFYIILGGILLYLALTAIEPDVVSKFRFGRINPDVMERLPEAAQEGLKKGVPVNSRDGLLLIAVLFILLGLPPFFMKPDRSNKAVNQVLAVAFGLMLVAALILAAMGKRTDVVGMFADGIRLATPIALGALAGLLCERAGVINIGIEGMMLTGAAMGFTASLYFQNSSMGLLVAMLSAMVMAALHAVLSIQFRVDQIISGTAINILAVGITGFTRRSFLLNNPFGAPSVFPVIKVPILSDIPVLGPIFFQHQPLVFVMLILVVVTQFYFFRTKWGLRHRSVGEHPRAADTLGIDVYRWRYVAVIAGGAIAGLGGAWFSLETVGSFDDLMTNGKGFIALAAMIFGNWNPIGAFAGALLFGFADALQIKLQILETGVPYQFIGMLPYVMTMVILAGLVGKTTPPAADGIPYEKQ
- a CDS encoding ABC transporter permease — protein: MSTVDVLIFLLGMALWTAWIIAMGDLPGRKPEEFTHGSKRVWLFALLIVPIAGAIVFMIPAIEEILWWPPGDLIFSLVWFLTRFISWFVLAIFLGVEGDLLWIITWVAGGAIAVAYLFIVAKRKPTLSGGAAEIGMIILAVSTALLIGFFIILLTGSEPVAAYKGLYEGMIGSKPRFAETLVAMTPFVLMGLAVAVGFMTGLFNIGAEGQFYAGAMAAAVVGAAFTSLPLLVHLPLTMLAAAGAGTIWGAIPGFLKARFGAHEVINTIMMNYIAVKTVDYLVKKVIRDPDASLDRTRYVAESSKLPIWVTDSRLHLGFWIAIAAVFIIWWLMYKTTWGFEMRTVGANPGASRYSGMNVGLNIVLAMAIGGLLSGIAGGGEVLGLNHYLPAAFTSGAGFDSIAVALLAKSNPFGIIPAAFLWGGLRNGAGLMQVRAGISRDLIDIVQALVILFVAAPQIVRFIYRLRTEGVKEVTLTRGWGA
- a CDS encoding ABC transporter ATP-binding protein, producing MSTSSLALEMRGVTKRFPGVIANDNVDFQLKKGDIHALLGENGAGKSTLMNILYGLYTPDEGQIFLNGQQVTIESPADAIDYGIGMVHQHFMLIPVMTVAENITLGEEVTTIGGILEPKEAAEQISELSSQFGLEVDPYALVADLSVGVQQRVEIIKALYREANILILDEPTAVLTPQEIEELFKVMRSLTDQGKSIIFITHKLKEVFAVADSITVLRNGKVVGSTTPAEATEKSLAAMMVGREVLLRVPKEEAHPGKEILEVRNLQALDDRDHMALNGLSFVVQEGEVLGIAGVQGNGQTELVEVLTGLRASLNGQVLVAGADMTNVKPRAVIEQGVAHIPEDRHEFGMVDSYPVADNLVLCNYYLPPYARGVIMNEKAIAETAEQLVEEFDIRTPSIYTAGGSLSGGNQQKMVVARELSRPIKLLIAAQPTRGVDVGSIEFIHRRIIEQRDQGVAVLLVSAELDEIMSLSDRIAVMYHGQIMDTMPAETAQREELGLLMAGVKPGESV